The Methanobrevibacter sp. DNA window GAAAATTTTTAAAAAATCTTCTTTAAAACTTGAAAAACATCCCCTAAATCTAATAAAAAAGTAAAAAATTATAACAAAATAAATCCAACTTAAATCTATTTGAATTAAATTTAAATAATCCATAAATAGTTTAATAACTAAAATAAAAATAATAAGTAGTAATAAGTCTTTTAACTGAATATTATTAAGTTTTTCATTGAATAAAGACATATTATCAAAAAAATGAAATTTGTTTCTTACATAATCTACTTAGCAATAGACCAGCATAATCAATTGTTATATTTTAATAAAATTTAACATTAATCATCATCATTAAAGACGAAAACATCTTCAATCGCTGTTTTACCCAGTATCTTAGTAATATGATAGGATAATAATAAGGAAGGGTTATAGCGAGCGTTTTCTAAAGCATTTATTGTCTGACGTGTCACCCCAACAGATTCAGCAAGCTCTTGTTGAGTCATGCCTTTCTCTTGGCGCAACTGTCGTATTTTTGTTTCCAAATATATCACTTATTAAATACGATTAATAGCGTTTATTAATCTTTATTTAAAACCTATATAAATGTTACCTAAACAAAACCTTAAATATAATAATCTTAAAGTGAAAATATTATATTGTTATTCATAATTATTATGTGAGATGATAAAATGGCTATACACCCTATTGAATTTAGATATGGGACTCCTGAAATGAAAAATATTTGGGAAGAAGAAAATAAATTACAAAGAATGTTAGATGTGGAATCTGCATTGGCTCAAGCTGAAGGAAAACTCGGAATTATCCCTCAGGACGTAGCTGATGAAATTTCAGCAAAAGCTAACACAAAATATGTTAAATTAGCAAGAATGAAAGAAATTGAAGCAGCAACCAATCACGATATTGCAGCATTATCCAAATCCATTACAGAAGTTTGTGAAAATGGTGCAGGTGAATACGTTCACTTCGGAGCAACATCTAATGATATTGTTGACAGCTCAAATTCATTATTGATCAAAGATTCAATTACTGTATTAAAAGAAAAATTAGAAAGATTAACAAAAATAATGTTAGATTTAGCAAGTGAAAACAAAATGAAAGTCTGTATCGGACGTACCCATGGACAACATGCACTTCCAACAACCTACGGAATGAAATTTGCTTTATGGGCAGATGAACTCCACAGACAATACGACAGATTAGAACATGCTGAATCAAATGTATGTGTTGGAATGATGGATGGTGCAGTAGGTACTACTGCAGCATTAGGCGAACAAGGTTGGGAAATTCATAAAACAGTTGCTGAAATCTTAGGATTGCCTGCAGCAACAATTACAAACCAAGTTGTGCAAAGAGACAACCACGTGGAATTCATTAGTGTATTAGCTAACATTGCAAGTACTTTAGACAAAATCGGACTTGAAATCAGAAGCTTACAAAGAACCGAAATCATGGAGTTAGGCGAATACTTCGATCCTGAAAAACAAGTTGGAAGTAGTACTATGCCTCACAAAATGAACCCAATTACTGCCGAAAGAATTTGTGGTGTTGCAAGAATCGTTAAATCATATGTGAATGCAGCTTTAGACAACAACCCACTCTGGCACGAAAGAGATTTAACCAACTCCTCTTGTGAAAGAATCATGTTCCCAGAAAGTTGTATTTTAACTGATTACATCTTAAACTTAACAATCAAATTAATGAGCAATCTCGTATTCTACGATGAGAACATCGAAAGAAACTTAAACTTCACCAACGGACTCGTTATGGCTGAAAGATTAATGGCTGAACTTACCCGTGCAGGAATGGGAAAACAAACTGCTTACGGAATTGTAAGGAAAAACGCTATTAAAGCTAATAAAGAGAAATTATTACTTGGTGAGTTAATTTTAGAAGACGAAGAAGTTAAAAAATACTTAACTCAAGAAGACGTTGACAAAATAATGGATCCACATACTTATACAGGATCTATACCAACCATTATTGATGAATTACTTGAAAAATCACAAGAATGGTTTTAAAATTTAAAAAAATAGAATTAATTGATATAAATCAATTAATTTTAATTATTACTTTTTCTTTTTATTTCAGGAACATATCTCTTAAGTAATAATGAAAGAGATATAACAGTTACAGAACTCATTGCCATTGCAAGACCGGCTAATGCAGGTTCAAATGTAATTCCAAATGCAGGATATAAAACACCAGCAGCAATAGGAATCAATATTGAGTTATATGCAAATGCCCAGAAAATGTTTTCTTTGATTCTACGCATTACTTTTCTTGAGAATTGAACTGCAGCAACAACATTTTCCAAGTCACCTTCCATTACAACAATATCCCCACTTTCCATAGCAATATCAGTACCATTACCCATAGCTACACCAATATCTGCTTGTGTAAGTGCAGGAGCATCATTAATTCCATCTCCAACAAACAATACAGTTTTACTACCATTTGCTTGAGCTTCTTTAACAATTTCTAATTTGTTTTCAGGAAGAACACAAGCTTTTACGTTGTCAATGCCAACTTCACGAGCCACATTCAATGCAGTAGCTTCGTTGTCCCCAGTAAGCATATAGGTTTCAACACCCATTTTATGCAATTCTTCAATTGTTCTTTTTGAATTTTCTTTGATTTTATCAGATAAACTTAAAATACCTTTAACAGTTTTATCTTCAGCTAGGAAAATAATTGTTTTTGACAATTCTTCAAGTTCATGATATTTATCTACAAGATCAGATGAAACATCCACATTTTCCGCTTCCATTAAAGCTAAGTTACCTGCAAGAACTTCTTTGGAGTTAAGTTCAGCTTTTAAACCTTTACCAGTAATGTTTTCAAATCCAGAAGTCTGGTCTAATTCAATACCTAAATCTTTAGCTTTATTTACAATAGCTTTTGCAATTGGGTGAGTTGAATTTTGCTCTACACTAGCTGCAAGTTTGATCAAATCTTCATCAGTAGTGTTGTATGCAATTACATCATCCACTTCAGGTTTTCCTTCAGTAATAGTTCCAGTCTTATCGAATGCTGCAACATCAAGTTGACCTGCATTTTCTAATGTGTCACCATTTTTAATTAAAATACCAAATTCAGCTGCTCTTCCAACACCTACTGTAACTGCAGTTGGAGTTGCAAGACCTAATGCACATGGACATGCAACAACTAAAATTGAAATCAAACATGTGAGTGAGAAGAGTAAAGTTGCTCCGAATACAAAGTACCAAAGTATGAATACAACAATAGCTATTGTTAAGATAACTGGAATGAAGTATGAAACAATAGTATTTGCAAATTTTTGAACTGGAGGTCTTGAGGATTGTGCTTTTTCAACCAAACGAATAATATTGGACAATACAGTTTCTTTTCCAATCTTTTTAGCTTTAGTATAAAGTACACCATCCTGATTGATAGTACCTGCAAAGACTTCTTCTCCATCTTTTTTAACTTTAGGAATTGGTTCCCCATTAATCATTGATTCATCAACATATGATTCCCCACCAACGACATCTCCATCAACAGGAATCTTTTCACCAGGTTTTACAAGTAACAAATCATCTAATACAATATCTGCAATAGATACTTCTTTTTGAGAGAGGATCTCACCGTTTTCATCAACTTCAATTGCAGTTGCAACAGTTGGCTGAAGACCGATTAACTCTTTAATTGAATCAGAAGTTCTTTTCTTAGCTCTTGCTTCTAAGTATCTTCCAATCATCAAGAATGCTGGAAGCATTACAGCAGAATCATAAAACATGAAAGTGTGGTCAAGTACAATACCAAATGTTCCAAGAATACTTGAAACATAAGCAACCATAATACCCATGGAATACATTACATCCATGTTCAAGTTTTTATTGCGTAATCCATTCCATCCTGCTTTTAAGATAGGTAATGAAATGTAAATGAACGGTCCAATACTTACAATTAATGAAAGTAATCCCATTGCTGAGATATGAAGACCAGTAGCTTGATTTAAACTTGCAATAGGTCCCATTAATGGATCCCATCCACTAAACATTAAAACCATCAAAATTGCTGTGAAAATTACACCAACAATAATTCTTGTGAGCTTGTCTTTTAAATCTTGTTGATAAATTGCTTCCTCATCTATTTCAGTTTGACCTTCAATACCTAAAAGTTCGAAACCTAATGATTCGATTACTTTTTCGACTTCATTCATATCCAATTTAGATGAGTCGTATCTAATTTTAGCAGTTTGAGAGGTTAAATCTGCTTTAACATCAAAAATACCATCTACTCTAATTAAGAATTTTTCAACATTCATTGTACAAGATGCACAATGCATACCTTGAATTCTTAATGTCATTTCATCAGAGTGAAGTTCAAAACCTAAGTTTTTAACTAATCTTTCCATTTCTTCATAAGAAATTTTTTTAGGGTTAATTGTGATATGTAATCTATTTGCCGCCAAATCAGCATCCACTTCTTCTACACCTTCGACTTTGCCAAAAGTTTTATTTACACTTAATACACAAGAAGCACAATGCATTCCTTCAATGGGCAAATCCATACTTTTAAGATATGCCATTAAATCACATTCGTTATATTTTTTTCTTTTATAAAACGAGTATTAGTTTAACTAACATATAAAGGTTTTGTCACTTTTATGTTAGTAATAGGTGACATTGATATTTTTGTGAGGAATTGTCCTTCTGAATCTCACTTTAGGATAGCCAATAATAAAAGTAGAATACATATGTTTGTTTTTATCAATTTTTGGGAAAAATTCCATTAATTTATTATGATCAAGCTCATCTGCTTTAAGAATAAACAATGAATAAAAACCACCAAGACCTAAAGAATAAGCAAGTAATTCTAAACGAGTATTTGCAATAACAGCACTTGTTTTATCTGTTGAAAATGTTAAGATAAGTTGTTTTCCTTCCCACAATAATGGATGGAGTTTCTTTGTAGAACTGTCTTTTAGATACTCACCGAACTCTTTGATTCTGAAAAATTTGTCATCATCGACTTTAATGATATCATAGACAAGATTCATGAAGTCATCAAGTTTTTCATCGACAACTACAAATTCGACATCCTGTTCGTTTTGAGCAGATGGAGAATAATATGCTCCTTCAAAAAGTTTATCAAATGTTTCATTATCAATTTTCTTATTTTTAAACCATCGTATTGATCTTCTTTGCTTTAATAATTGAAGCAAATCATCATATTCAACTGGAATATTTTTAGAATCATAATCCTGAATTTTATCTTTATGGTCTTCAAAGCTTTTAAGAGTAATTGCACTGACCTTACATACTGCCATACAGTGTCCACATTCAAAACAGTTATCACCTATTTCAACTGCAAAGTCATCAACAGCAATATTATCACGAATACATACTTGTGAACAAAGTTTACAAGCAGTACACAAATCAGTATCAATAATTAATTTCATTTAACCACAATTCCATCTTGCATAACAGTTAAAATATTATCATTATCACTTAAAATAGAAACATCATCCAACGGATTAGAATTGACCAAAATTAAATCAGCAATGCAGTTTTCACTAACTTGACCAAGATTTTCACAACCTAAGTATTTAGCTGCTTTGACAGTTCCACTAGCTATTGCTTCTTCTTCACTCATTCCAATATCAGTCAAGTGAACCAATTCTTCCAGGTTATGTCCATGAGGAATAACTCCACTGTCAGTCCCCATCAAGATGTTTACTCCCTCTTCATAAGCAACAGAGATGTTTTCTTTGTGAACTTTAACAATTTCTTTTAATTTTGCGGTTTTTTCAGCTGCATAATTATCCCATGCAGGAAAACCGTTTTTGTACAAGAATTGATGAACCAAAAGTGTTGGAACTAAACTTACATTGTTTTTAGCCATTTTGGAAGCTGTTTTTCTATCAATGAATGTTCCATGTTCGATTGATGAAAATCCTGCTTTGATACAGTTGTTTATTCCTTTTAAACTATGACAATGTGCTGAAACTTTCATGTTGTTTGCATTAGCTTCACAAACAATAGTTTTTAATTCTTTTTTGTTGAATTGTGCAAATTCCGGTGAAGTGTTTGTTGTTAAAACTCCACCACTACACATTACTTTAATAAAATCAGCACCTGCCCTTTTTATTTCACGAGTCTTTTTCAATACCTCTTCAACACCATCGCATCTTCCTTTTGGAAATCCGGGATACATTATCTCCATATCCCATCCGGACGGAAGAAGCAAATCAAAATGACCTCCAGTCATGACAAGAGGAGTTATTGACAAGTGAATTTTAGGAGCAGTAAATAATTTTCTTTGTTGAGCCAATTTAAAACTTAAATCAGCAGGTCCACAATCCCTAATTGTTGTAACACCTGCATTGATTGTCTGCAATGAATGAGGAACTGCATTATAAAAATGAATACCCAATGGATTCGCCATGTTTTCTTCTTTGTGGAATCCTTTTGCAAAGATATGAGTATGACAATCAATAAAACCTGGAAGCAAGTAATTATCTTCACCATCAATGACATTAACATTATCTTTTGTAGATGTTTTATCAGAAGAGATTTCCTTAATTAAATTATCTTCAATCAGGACATTCTGATGATTTTTTACTTCATCATTTGGGTTAATGATATTTACATTTTCAATTAGAGTTTGCATTTTAATCACTATAAAATTTCAATTGTTCCATTGTCCCCATCAACTTCAACCAAGGTTCCAGTAGTTAAATCTTTAGTTTGAGCTGGTGAGTCAACCATAGGAATATCAGACATGATAGCCCCAGTTGCAATAATAGGCTCTGCATTAAGGCAGATTATAGCATTTGGAGCAGTATCGTTTTTCATCATTTGGAAAATAACATAAGAACCCACAGTAGAACCTTTTCCACCAGGAATGAATAAAACTTTATCCTTAATGCATTCTCCCTTTAATTCATGAGTAGGGTCGATTATAATTCCAGTTTCCGGATCAACACCACCAAGGAAACTAATCGGTTCAGATGATACAATTAATTCCCCTTTTCCTTTTCCTTTTGCAATATTTCTACATGAAATCATATAAATCACTTAAATAACATCTTTTTTCATTACTTCTCTTAAAACAGCAGTAGCATAAGAACCTTTATCAATTGAAAATTCACATAAAAGACCATCATCAGTCGGAGTAGCTGATGCATCCCATACTTGGAATCTCATGGATCTTCTAAGACCATGACTTCCTAAACGTGGCATTTTTGGAACTTCAAAATC harbors:
- a CDS encoding helix-turn-helix transcriptional regulator, whose translation is METKIRQLRQEKGMTQQELAESVGVTRQTINALENARYNPSLLLSYHITKILGKTAIEDVFVFNDDD
- the purB gene encoding adenylosuccinate lyase; its protein translation is MAIHPIEFRYGTPEMKNIWEEENKLQRMLDVESALAQAEGKLGIIPQDVADEISAKANTKYVKLARMKEIEAATNHDIAALSKSITEVCENGAGEYVHFGATSNDIVDSSNSLLIKDSITVLKEKLERLTKIMLDLASENKMKVCIGRTHGQHALPTTYGMKFALWADELHRQYDRLEHAESNVCVGMMDGAVGTTAALGEQGWEIHKTVAEILGLPAATITNQVVQRDNHVEFISVLANIASTLDKIGLEIRSLQRTEIMELGEYFDPEKQVGSSTMPHKMNPITAERICGVARIVKSYVNAALDNNPLWHERDLTNSSCERIMFPESCILTDYILNLTIKLMSNLVFYDENIERNLNFTNGLVMAERLMAELTRAGMGKQTAYGIVRKNAIKANKEKLLLGELILEDEEVKKYLTQEDVDKIMDPHTYTGSIPTIIDELLEKSQEWF
- the cadA gene encoding cadmium-translocating P-type ATPase gives rise to the protein MAYLKSMDLPIEGMHCASCVLSVNKTFGKVEGVEEVDADLAANRLHITINPKKISYEEMERLVKNLGFELHSDEMTLRIQGMHCASCTMNVEKFLIRVDGIFDVKADLTSQTAKIRYDSSKLDMNEVEKVIESLGFELLGIEGQTEIDEEAIYQQDLKDKLTRIIVGVIFTAILMVLMFSGWDPLMGPIASLNQATGLHISAMGLLSLIVSIGPFIYISLPILKAGWNGLRNKNLNMDVMYSMGIMVAYVSSILGTFGIVLDHTFMFYDSAVMLPAFLMIGRYLEARAKKRTSDSIKELIGLQPTVATAIEVDENGEILSQKEVSIADIVLDDLLLVKPGEKIPVDGDVVGGESYVDESMINGEPIPKVKKDGEEVFAGTINQDGVLYTKAKKIGKETVLSNIIRLVEKAQSSRPPVQKFANTIVSYFIPVILTIAIVVFILWYFVFGATLLFSLTCLISILVVACPCALGLATPTAVTVGVGRAAEFGILIKNGDTLENAGQLDVAAFDKTGTITEGKPEVDDVIAYNTTDEDLIKLAASVEQNSTHPIAKAIVNKAKDLGIELDQTSGFENITGKGLKAELNSKEVLAGNLALMEAENVDVSSDLVDKYHELEELSKTIIFLAEDKTVKGILSLSDKIKENSKRTIEELHKMGVETYMLTGDNEATALNVAREVGIDNVKACVLPENKLEIVKEAQANGSKTVLFVGDGINDAPALTQADIGVAMGNGTDIAMESGDIVVMEGDLENVVAAVQFSRKVMRRIKENIFWAFAYNSILIPIAAGVLYPAFGITFEPALAGLAMAMSSVTVISLSLLLKRYVPEIKRKSNN
- a CDS encoding nitroreductase family protein — translated: MKLIIDTDLCTACKLCSQVCIRDNIAVDDFAVEIGDNCFECGHCMAVCKVSAITLKSFEDHKDKIQDYDSKNIPVEYDDLLQLLKQRRSIRWFKNKKIDNETFDKLFEGAYYSPSAQNEQDVEFVVVDEKLDDFMNLVYDIIKVDDDKFFRIKEFGEYLKDSSTKKLHPLLWEGKQLILTFSTDKTSAVIANTRLELLAYSLGLGGFYSLFILKADELDHNKLMEFFPKIDKNKHMYSTFIIGYPKVRFRRTIPHKNINVTYY
- a CDS encoding amidohydrolase family protein codes for the protein MQTLIENVNIINPNDEVKNHQNVLIEDNLIKEISSDKTSTKDNVNVIDGEDNYLLPGFIDCHTHIFAKGFHKEENMANPLGIHFYNAVPHSLQTINAGVTTIRDCGPADLSFKLAQQRKLFTAPKIHLSITPLVMTGGHFDLLLPSGWDMEIMYPGFPKGRCDGVEEVLKKTREIKRAGADFIKVMCSGGVLTTNTSPEFAQFNKKELKTIVCEANANNMKVSAHCHSLKGINNCIKAGFSSIEHGTFIDRKTASKMAKNNVSLVPTLLVHQFLYKNGFPAWDNYAAEKTAKLKEIVKVHKENISVAYEEGVNILMGTDSGVIPHGHNLEELVHLTDIGMSEEEAIASGTVKAAKYLGCENLGQVSENCIADLILVNSNPLDDVSILSDNDNILTVMQDGIVVK
- a CDS encoding DUF126 domain-containing protein — translated: MISCRNIAKGKGKGELIVSSEPISFLGGVDPETGIIIDPTHELKGECIKDKVLFIPGGKGSTVGSYVIFQMMKNDTAPNAIICLNAEPIIATGAIMSDIPMVDSPAQTKDLTTGTLVEVDGDNGTIEIL